A genome region from Macrotis lagotis isolate mMagLag1 chromosome 4, bilby.v1.9.chrom.fasta, whole genome shotgun sequence includes the following:
- the CEBPE gene encoding CCAAT/enhancer-binding protein epsilon, translating to MSHGIYYDCDQRGGQPLEFPGSRTGPGELGDMCDHEASIDLSAYIESGEEQLLSDLFTVKPQPEPRGLKGPGTPAFPHYLPPDPRTFVYPAHAFGPDRKGLGPNSYSPADGYDPRAVSVKEEPRGPECGRNSSRGSYNPLQYQVAHCGQTAMHLPPALSTPNQPLRVLKGPLAAAAAPPCSPLLKAPSPAGPPHKGKKAVNKDSLEYRLRRERNNIAVRKSRDKAKRRIQETQQKVLEYMAENERLRSRVDQLTQELDTLRNLFRQIPEAASLIKGVGCG from the exons ATGTCCCACGGGATCTACTACGACTGTGACCAACGAGGAGGCCAACCACTTGAGTTCCCAGGCAGCCGAACTGGGCCAGGGGAGCTGGGGGACATGTGTGACCACGAGGCCTCCATCGACCTGTCGGCCTACATTGAATCCGGTGAGGAACAGCTCCTCTCTGATCTCTTCACTGTCAAACCACAACCTGAGCCTCGTGGCCTTAAGGGTCCTGGAACTCCTGCTTTCCCTCACTATCTCCCACCAGACCCCAGGACCTTCGTCTATCCAGCCCATGCCTTTGGCCCTGATCGGAAGGGCCTAGGGCCCAACTCCTATAGCCCTGCGGATGGCTATGATCCCCGAGCAGTGTCGGTGAAAGAAGAGCCTCGGGGGCCAGAATGTGGAAGAAACTCTAGCCGAGGCAGCTATAACCCACTGCAGTACCAGGTGGCACACTGTGGACAGACTGCCATGCACTTGCCTCCAGCTCTGAGCACACCCAACCAGCCCCTTCGAGTACTCAAG GGCCCCTTGGCTGCCGCAGCTGCCCCTCCCTGCAGTCCTCTCCTCAAAGCTCCCTCTCCAGCCGGACCTCCCCATAAGGGCAAGAAAGCGGTGAACAAGGACAGCCTGGAGTACCGGCTGCGGCGGGAGCGCAACAACATCGCGGTCCGCAAGAGCCGGGACAAAGCCAAACGACGCATTCAGGAGACGCAGCAAAAGGTGCTGGAATACATGGCCGAGAACGAAAGGCTCCGCAGCCGGGTGGACCAGCTCACACAGGAGCTCGACACCCTGAGAAACCTCTTCCGCCAGATCCCCGAAGCCGCCAGCCTCATCAAGGGAGTGGGCTGTGGCTGA